ATTGAAAATAATTCTCTTAATAAGTAACTCTAAGAAGTATGCGTAGTAAAGTTATACCGTAATGGGGTTGTTTTTACTGTAAATTGAGGAAAAATTCTTACATACGGATGCCCCATGAAGACATCGTCTAagttaaaatgtttataaaccTACTTCATTAGTGTGGGCCGTTTGTTGATCCTTGAGAAAGCTAAGACTAATGCAAAAAATGGGCTGGGCTTCCTTGTCTTGCTCTACAATACAATTGTCATTACTTGTAGGTAAACAAGCCCAAGCCCAACAAGCGAGACTCGAGAGAGGGTATTCGAACAGATCCAATGTGTTAAGACTGTTTATGGGCCGGGCTTTTGTAAAAGTTTTGTAAATAGCGGTAAGCCCGCAAAAATACAGATGTCAACATCACAGAAAAGCCATCACCAACATCAGAATAGAACTAGGATGACCAAAACCGTCCGATTGGGACACCTGAACGCAATATAGCCATCGGATGGAAATCCGACAGTTTGGTGGGAATTATAACGAACGCATACTTACAGATTCTAATAGGGCACATAATTcttaaattatatattaaaatatggAATAGACAGCccgccaaaagagaaaaaatggatgaggatcctcttcgggTCTTTTGTGGGGATTTTAGAAATTCTTAAattatgtttatttattgtatatcgtacgatcaatttttatcaaatactatttttatttaatttaaaaaaatactaaaaataatttttaacttttaactGTACGATGTATGATAAAATGGGAAAAGTTGAGGATCCTAGAATCGTCCCGAATAAGATCCGCAGAGAGTCCTCATATCGAAAAAGTGGGAGGAAAGCGTGGAATCTTCCACAAACCGCAGAGAGAGGGCCGATAGAGGTTCTCGGTTGTCTTCCTCCAAATATTAGAGAGAGAAGACAGACCTTTTCCTACCCACTTAAGCAGtgcacattctctctctctctctctctctctctctctctctctttggcaTACGATTCCCAATCAAATTGCACTCGCCCAAAAGGTAATtttaattctaatttaattGTTTCTATAGTTTAATTTCAGTTAATTGCTTTTTAATTGTTCTCTCACCTTGATTCGATTATTTTTCCCGTTTTGGATTTCTGAGTTTTTTCTCGGTTTGCTTATTAGATGCTTTATGATTAgggattagggttttagggATTTGGAATTTTGGGGGATTTTCTaataaattgaataatttgtgCAATTGGTTGGATATACTTGCTTAATCGTTCTGATCTGGGTCTTCCTTTTGCTTAAATCTCTTGATCTGCGTGGTCTAGATCTTTGATTTTTCCTGATCTAATCTTGTTCTAGATTTAATTTGGTATTTTGATGTAAAATACGAATCTGGTTTGAGAttgaataatttaattatttttttgagtaatttttctttgtcttggagaTTGAATAATTTAACTTTTCTGAATATTTTCTCTGTATTTCAGCTGTATCTGAATCTAATTCATGTCGAGGTATCAATTGATTTATTTGAGTCATaagaaaaatgaataaattaGTGATGAGTTTGTATGAAGTGCAGGCAGGCGTTTCCACTGTGAAGTTTTGTGGTTACTGAGATGGCAAGTGGTTTTGGGGAGTCAACAAACGTCCCGCCCCAAAGCGTCTCTTGCTCCGGTAACAATGCCAACGATGTGGGAGATTTCGAATGCAATATTTGCTTCGAACTAGCCCAAGACCCGATCATAACCCGTTGCGGCCACCTCTTTTGCTGGCCTTGCCTCTACAGGTGGCTCCACCATCACTCGAATTCACAAGAGTGCCCGTTTTGCAAGGCCCTCATAGAGGAAGAGAAGTTGGTTCCGCTTTATGGTAGGGGCAAGACGCAAACTGACCCAAGATCAAAGTCGTATCCAGGGATCAACATTCCCAATCGCCCGTCTGGGCAGAGGCCTCCAACTGCCCCTCCTCCGAACACCAATCAATTTGCCAATTATGGCTTTGGATTCATGGGGGGATTTGTACCAATGGCAACTCAACGGATTGGTAACTTCACCTTGGCGACTGCATTTGGTGGTCTGTTACCATCTTTGCTTAACGTTCAGTATCACGGGTTCCCGGATGCTACTGTATATGGAACAACTTCTGGTTTCCCTTTCGCACCATTCAATTCATTTCACGGAGGCCATGGTCACGGATTCGTTCAGCCGGAAAACCACCAATGGCAGCCGGCTGATGTTTGgaagtatttttttttgtttatcggTGTGTTTGTGATCGTGGCGGTTATTTTTGGTTCGTAAAATGATTTGCCACTCAAGGATTTGAAACCAACAGGGTTGTTTAGTGTTGCTGCTCTTATATGTGTAAACATACGTTGGTCGCATATCTGTTTGTTGAGACCAACAAGGTTAGAAGTTTGGGGTCGATTTATAATAAACGGTTTGCTCTCTCttgatctctctctctgatattttttttactgtaTTCTGAAAATGTCCATGTTATCTGGCACTGCCATGAGTTGCAAACATCGTGTTCTTCCTGTGCAATGATGAACGTAATAAGAACACAAGAACAAGGGACAAGGTTATAATTCATCTCTCCATCATGTGCCTTTGATCTGTGGGCACTGCCACCACCAGGGACCGATGCTGAAATGTTTGATGAAGTTGATTTTATTGGATTCAGTTAAGAAGTTGATTTTACTGAAGTCTTGATAATCTTAGAaccgtttgataatcattttggagttgtttaataattattttattttcagtttttcttttcatttttttttaaaagtgaaTATAGGGTATTCATCCTCGACCCATTATTGCCGCTAATCGCAGTCTCAGCTCTGCTCGTCTACGAAGAGTGGGTCTCAACCCCCTCCTGCAAAACCACACCCACCCCTAATCTTCCTGAACCCATCCCggaacaccaccaccaccctgaCGACCTCAAGGTCATGCTCGTCGCCGAGCTCCTCCTCCTCGGCTCCGACTCCGGGCTACTTCAACCTCCTCTTCCGAGACTACTGTCGAAAACCAAGTACGTTTCGGTGATCCACCAGTTCAAATGGGCCTGTGACGTCACACTGATGTCAGCATGACGTCACATAGGTCGGGCCTTGGCTCAGCACATTCTGGGCCGGCCTAGAGATTGGCTTGGGCTGGGCCAGCCTATTAGGCTGGGCTGGAGGTGTTATGAATATGGTCATATGAGCTGTACAAGGCCATATGAATATGGTCTTCACAATTAGCTTTATCGGAAGAGTGATGGCTGAACTCTGTATCGTCGTCAGCATCGTCATGGGATTGGCATCACACGTAAGCAATCTTGTAAAAAGGCAGAGTAATCCATACAGAAATTTAATTGTTAACTTAAAACAAAAGGTGTAAATTAGGTTTTCAGTTGTTCGAGCCCACCTCTAGTTTTGGCACTCAAAGCGCTCCGTGCTCGAATCCTTTTCCAAACACTTGCTTGAAGAAGTAGATAAAAGATTGGATTAAGTACCTAAATCTATCCAACCTTTTAATGTTATTTCAAATTGGTGTCAACCTTGTTAAACATTTCAAACAAGTacccaatttattaaaaatgtcAAAAGCATTAGTTaaaaatttgttaaattaaCTAGGCCTTACTTTGTCTTCAAAATCAATAAAAGGTCATAAAAGCATAGTCTACTAACTAACGGTCACCACCCCCATCATGCCATCACCTCCAAACCCATCACAGAACCACCAACTCCAAGTTACAACTTAAGCTGCAAACATCAAGAAGAAGGTGATGGAGGTTACTGAAATAGTATGGACTGTCATGATACAACCACCACCATCTTCACCGCCTACAAACTCCTTGAAATCATATATGAATTCTTAACCCTCTTTGTTAGGAGATTGCTCTCCTAATGTAATTTCAATTTAGCTccattttttattcaattcaataccCGTTTGATCATTGAGTTCCATATTATATGATTTATGTTTGAAATTCAGATTTTGAGGCAACTAATAATGTTGACCATGATATACCCAATTGGTGGGTTTTGAATATAATCTatgtttgaaaaattaattgGTGCTTAACGGATGTAACATTTTCAATAGGTTgagtaaatatttaaaaaaattgagacCAATTTAAGTATTTAATCTCAAGGATTTGCATCCTTCTAGGCCCTCTCATAAAAAACTAGTCTAATTGATTATTTGGTTAAATTAATAATCGAAAATGGAAAGTATAAAAAACAAACCACAAGTGGAGATTTCATTACATTAATAACACTCTCAGGACTAATCCAACTTCTTGTTACCGACCTACTAAACAAAACCGCGTCGGTGATTTGGTGTACCATGAGTGTACGACTACCTAATTCAAAAGGACAATCTAATTGAATAATATTTGCTTCTTCTACGTTTTAGAATGGTTTGGTACTTTCCATGAATATTCATCTTCCATTTCTTTGACTCCCACCCAACTCAATTTTGTTTCGTTAGGCTTAAAATTTGAAAGTCGTTGTACGGTTTGTTTGCATGCTGCAATCTTCTATGAACAAGATGGCACATTAGTTGAACTTTGGATTTAAGTCTGTTTCTATGAGTGATGTTATTTGGACTAACAAAACTGATACAATTTAATACAGGTGAACTTCACATGTAGTATTAAGTTAAGATCTACCCCTTTCAAGctattaaatgatgtgtcaacAAATGTATCGGTTTTTGTacatc
This is a stretch of genomic DNA from Malus domestica chromosome 02, GDT2T_hap1. It encodes these proteins:
- the LOC103401939 gene encoding uncharacterized protein; this translates as MASGFGESTNVPPQSVSCSGNNANDVGDFECNICFELAQDPIITRCGHLFCWPCLYRWLHHHSNSQECPFCKALIEEEKLVPLYGRGKTQTDPRSKSYPGINIPNRPSGQRPPTAPPPNTNQFANYGFGFMGGFVPMATQRIGNFTLATAFGGLLPSLLNVQYHGFPDATVYGTTSGFPFAPFNSFHGGHGHGFVQPENHQWQPADVWKYFFLFIGVFVIVAVIFGS